From a region of the Babylonia areolata isolate BAREFJ2019XMU chromosome 21, ASM4173473v1, whole genome shotgun sequence genome:
- the LOC143296491 gene encoding uncharacterized protein LOC143296491 has product MTTPTTMTQDFLMGWCAAPTLPVFSGKRSEMLAEDFIMEVKRVLAAYPMGDEMAAYFVYSHLQGTTRRKLMLWDLEETNIPEKVIDILLGVFGDGQRVTTLLSTFFSREQLLKESILDYSHDLRSLERTIQMKTTGDLTNEMLRDHFIDGLRNPLLKRELRRVVRQGPQITFIQARNETLWQELEEDKQQQQTREEIAQLGDKLLHLEESVWSMQGLISD; this is encoded by the coding sequence ATGACAACCCCAACTACCATGACACAGGATTTTCTCATGGGGTGGTGTGCGGCACCCACACTGCCTGTGTTCAGTGGTAAGCGAAGCGAGATGTTGGCTGAGGACTTCATCATGGAGGTGAAGCGGGTCCTGGCCGCctaccccatgggagacgagatggctgcctactttgtatacagccatctgcagggaaccacACGCAGAAAGCTGATGCTGtgggacctggaggagaccaacatCCCTGAGAAGGTGATTGACATTCTGCTGGGTGTGTTTGGTGACGGACAACGTGTCACCACACTGTTATCCACATTTTTCAGCAGGGAGCAGTTGCTGAAGGAGTCCATCTTGGACTATTCTCATGATCTGCGGAGTCTTGAGAGAACCATCCAGATGAAAACGACTGGGGACCTCACCAATGAGATGCTGAGGGATCACTTCATTGATGGCCTCAGGAACCccctgctgaaaagggagctgcgccgcGTAGTGAGGCAGGGGCCTCAGATCACCTTCATCCAGGCGAGGAATGAAACATTGTGGCAAGAACTGGAGGaggacaaacaacagcaacagaccaGGGAAGAGATAGCACAGTTGGGAGACAAACTGTTGCATTTGGAAGAGAGTGTTTGGTCCATGCAGGGGTTAATTTCAGATTga